A stretch of Peteryoungia algae DNA encodes these proteins:
- the mnmD gene encoding tRNA (5-methylaminomethyl-2-thiouridine)(34)-methyltransferase MnmD, with amino-acid sequence MTHSNSTPDTGDAQAPLTWHDGDMPFSTAFGDHFYCQTDGRLECGHVFLAGNGLPERWRETQQFTIGELGFGTGLNACETWRQWKEHRLPGAHLHFVSFELLPMQAGEIDRALSRWSQIDAERQALVTLWPEDPSGVVEIDLDAQTRLSVVCGDALENLSASSLAFDAWFLDGFAPSRNSAMWSAELMQRVFDTTTSGGSFATYAAAGFVRRNLIAAGFDVERRPGFAGKREMLCGIRHAA; translated from the coding sequence ATGACCCATTCGAATTCCACACCGGACACTGGCGACGCTCAGGCACCGCTCACTTGGCATGACGGCGATATGCCCTTTTCCACAGCCTTTGGCGATCATTTTTATTGCCAGACCGATGGCCGGCTGGAATGCGGCCATGTCTTCCTGGCCGGAAACGGCCTGCCGGAACGCTGGCGGGAGACGCAGCAATTCACCATCGGCGAACTGGGCTTTGGAACCGGGCTGAACGCCTGCGAGACCTGGCGCCAGTGGAAGGAGCACCGTCTGCCCGGCGCTCATCTCCATTTCGTATCCTTCGAACTCCTGCCCATGCAGGCCGGTGAGATCGACCGGGCCCTGTCCCGCTGGTCGCAGATAGATGCCGAGCGTCAGGCACTTGTCACCCTCTGGCCCGAAGATCCTTCCGGTGTCGTGGAAATCGATCTCGATGCGCAGACGCGGCTGTCCGTCGTCTGCGGCGATGCGCTCGAAAATCTCTCGGCCAGTTCCCTTGCTTTCGACGCCTGGTTCCTCGACGGCTTCGCGCCATCTCGCAACAGTGCCATGTGGTCGGCCGAATTGATGCAGCGGGTTTTTGACACGACGACATCCGGCGGCAGCTTTGCGACCTACGCCGCGGCTGGCTTCGTGCGGCGCAATCTCATCGCGGCAGGCTTCGACGTCGAGCGGCGTCCGGGTTTCGCCGGCAAGCGGGAAATGCTCTGCGGCATCAGGCATGCAGCCTGA
- a CDS encoding NAD(P)/FAD-dependent oxidoreductase, translating into MTMSDKSAAMSGQLQADLVIVGGGVMGLWAALKAERRGIDTILIDGERTGSGASGGLLGALMAHMPDRWNEKKQLQFDGLVSLEVEIAGLESETGLSAGYRRCGRLIPLPKPHLRPIAERHSQEAGTNWRQRGRVFDWTVIEESPWAGWPSRSFCEAGLVHDGFAGRVSPRALIAALRARLEQTARVRVLEGVAVQSIDAGARRLTLADGSSVGFGNLLVAAGVGSFPLLDTLGPALAKPLGRGVKGQAALLKVDLVDDLPLLYLDGLYVVPHEGGHVAIGSTSENQFSNAFSTDGLLDALIAEARQLAPVLETAAVVERWAGLRPKAVDRDPMVGPHPEHGHIHALTGGYKVSFGIAHLLADAALDAIAGRALPLPDSFSFAHHLSVADHRVAGEGFAERP; encoded by the coding sequence ATGACCATGTCCGATAAATCGGCAGCGATGTCAGGTCAATTGCAGGCAGACCTCGTGATCGTCGGCGGCGGTGTCATGGGCCTCTGGGCGGCGCTGAAAGCCGAGCGCCGGGGCATCGATACGATCCTGATCGATGGCGAAAGAACCGGTAGCGGTGCCAGCGGCGGGCTGCTCGGCGCGCTGATGGCCCATATGCCAGATCGCTGGAACGAGAAAAAACAGCTGCAGTTCGACGGGCTGGTTTCGCTGGAGGTCGAAATTGCCGGTCTCGAATCCGAGACCGGCTTGTCGGCGGGCTATCGCCGCTGCGGGAGGCTCATCCCTCTGCCGAAACCGCATCTGCGGCCGATCGCCGAACGGCATTCGCAGGAAGCCGGGACGAACTGGCGGCAAAGGGGCCGTGTCTTCGACTGGACCGTGATCGAGGAAAGTCCCTGGGCCGGCTGGCCATCACGCAGTTTCTGCGAGGCGGGCCTGGTGCACGACGGCTTTGCTGGACGCGTGTCGCCGCGCGCGCTCATTGCAGCACTGCGGGCTCGACTGGAGCAGACGGCGCGCGTGCGTGTGCTTGAAGGCGTCGCCGTGCAGTCGATCGATGCAGGCGCCCGGAGGCTTACGCTCGCCGATGGTTCTTCGGTCGGCTTCGGAAACCTTCTGGTCGCAGCCGGTGTCGGATCCTTCCCGCTCCTCGACACCCTCGGGCCGGCACTTGCCAAGCCCCTTGGCCGGGGCGTGAAGGGGCAAGCCGCGCTGCTGAAGGTGGATCTCGTGGACGACCTGCCACTACTCTATCTCGACGGGCTTTATGTCGTGCCGCATGAAGGTGGGCATGTCGCAATCGGCAGCACCAGCGAGAACCAGTTCAGCAATGCCTTTTCCACGGATGGGTTGCTCGATGCGCTGATCGCCGAGGCGCGACAGCTGGCGCCTGTGCTGGAAACGGCCGCCGTGGTCGAGCGCTGGGCGGGCCTTCGGCCCAAGGCCGTCGACCGCGATCCGATGGTCGGACCCCATCCGGAGCACGGGCACATTCACGCGCTGACCGGCGGCTACAAGGTCAGCTTCGGCATTGCCCATCTGCTGGCGGATGCGGCACTCGATGCGATCGCCGGACGCGCGCTTCCCCTGCCTGACAGCTTCTCGTTTGCCCATCACCTTTCCGTGGCTGATCATCGCGTAGCCGGTGAGGGATTTGCCGAACGACCCTGA
- a CDS encoding response regulator yields MLDLVRDKIAALDLPSYVKDSELRYVAVNAPFAQLHNLVPESFTGRSDREIFGNELDGHRDDRERRVLVFGDEEELRLTPSPDGPAQMLRIERFFDDDDRMYLFGFMEESVAVGSSASATAVALPPAALFQAVLEQYPIATYVRSSDHRLLFANCAYAEIVGRPINELLGRTEQENFQSLGQNYFEENSRVLESGITEEVQETFVRADGTQVPVITRTGAVTGPDGARYIVGSITDLSPLRREQKMLEDARQESEALQLQLQSLMASLPVGIIVLGADLTISFANPAVVEMLELDPPVPLVGMTYRDFLSRMMGRGLANLDAKDLQERVAYRIEQVVGLIEGPLIDIKTPSGRALAGGSRRMDGGRILLTYSDVSDMVQREEETLLYRATLEQMPVPVFIRDTNRRMIYVNTAYEELHGQRREDVYGLTEVDLWPEYGQMMMEENLRILATGEMIEKNREIVVRDDQEISVITRLSRITTAENKHYVVGSVNDITVLKQGQLALLKAQERTEALYSSMVAMLQVMPVGVVIIDCDYMVEFANEKCREIWKWPDELPLRGLPFRTYCEENHKRGWTWPGVEFEEGYRRRLAQFDVLEGSRVTELEYDDGKFVLATITRLHDRKILLTYSDLTEIRQRERDITEAQQQLERLGGFVQESMRLMSQGLMMIEHGRIAEVNPSFARILDLPDDMLVAGESWRPIFEFCAARGDFGTEADVVLQQWQAAMQNSNALSTNLLVEGKTWVKLEATFGGDRSCVVVLTDFTELKAREAELEVLLARAEAADKAKSDFLANMSHEIRTPMNGVLGMAELLSKSELDSRQKTFVDIMVKSGNALLTIINDILDFSKIDAGQLKLRKSPFDPVEAIEDVATLLSSAAAEKDIELLVSGDESVAHTFMGDPGRFRQIVTNLLGNAVKFTEKGHVHVAVSTSGTQDGHSLLTLRIEDTGIGIPPEMQAKIFEKFSQVDTSSTRRHEGTGLGLAITAGLVKLFGGRLNVSSEVGKGSTFSVELPLTIVAERRRQKELPATVKDARVLVIDDNAVNRRIVTEQLQMWGFDGLAVPDGPTGLQILGAAHAEGLKIDAVIIDYQMPDMNGLDVAQAIRSDCRFDGIALIFLTSMDMVGDDRLFESLKVQAHLMKPARANVLRGAIIDVVRTARVHGVNSKRLRPSPQPVLATRSSALPAEPASVESGSVATGLRVLIAEDNAVNQIVFRQILTGSGIAYRIVGNGEEAVEAWSSEPPDLILMDVSMPVMNGHQATQAIRSAEQGTGRRIPIVGVTAHALDSDREACLAAGMDDYLSKPISPELLLRKIEEWSGRPVAALVRADG; encoded by the coding sequence TCCTGGAGCAGTATCCGATCGCGACCTATGTGCGCAGTTCCGATCACCGGCTGCTTTTTGCCAATTGTGCCTATGCCGAAATCGTCGGGCGTCCGATCAACGAACTGCTTGGTCGCACCGAGCAGGAGAACTTCCAGAGCCTGGGGCAGAACTACTTCGAGGAAAATAGCCGCGTACTCGAAAGCGGCATCACGGAAGAGGTTCAGGAAACCTTCGTCCGTGCAGACGGCACGCAGGTGCCGGTTATCACCCGGACCGGTGCCGTGACCGGTCCCGATGGAGCGCGCTACATCGTCGGTTCCATCACCGATCTATCCCCGCTGCGGCGTGAACAGAAGATGCTGGAAGATGCGCGACAGGAGTCGGAGGCGCTGCAATTGCAGCTCCAGAGTCTCATGGCGTCGCTTCCGGTCGGCATCATCGTGCTCGGCGCCGACCTGACGATCTCTTTCGCCAATCCTGCCGTCGTGGAAATGCTGGAACTCGATCCGCCTGTGCCGCTGGTGGGCATGACCTATCGGGATTTCCTGTCGCGAATGATGGGACGTGGCCTTGCCAATCTGGATGCCAAGGACCTGCAGGAACGGGTGGCTTACCGCATCGAGCAGGTCGTCGGCCTGATCGAGGGGCCTCTGATCGACATCAAGACGCCTTCCGGTCGCGCCTTGGCCGGTGGCAGCCGCCGCATGGATGGCGGCCGTATCCTTCTGACCTATTCCGATGTTTCGGACATGGTCCAGCGCGAGGAGGAGACCCTTCTTTATCGCGCGACGCTCGAACAGATGCCGGTGCCGGTCTTCATTCGCGACACCAACAGGCGGATGATCTATGTGAATACGGCCTATGAAGAGCTTCACGGCCAGCGTCGCGAGGACGTTTACGGCCTGACGGAGGTGGACCTCTGGCCCGAATACGGCCAGATGATGATGGAGGAGAACCTCCGAATCCTCGCTACTGGCGAAATGATCGAGAAGAACCGCGAAATCGTCGTCCGCGACGATCAGGAGATCTCGGTCATCACGCGCCTCAGCAGGATCACCACCGCCGAGAACAAGCATTATGTGGTCGGGTCGGTGAACGACATCACCGTCCTCAAACAGGGGCAGCTGGCGCTTCTCAAGGCGCAGGAGCGGACTGAAGCCCTCTACAGCAGCATGGTCGCGATGCTGCAGGTCATGCCGGTCGGGGTTGTCATCATCGACTGTGACTACATGGTCGAATTCGCCAACGAGAAGTGCCGGGAAATCTGGAAGTGGCCGGATGAGCTGCCGCTGCGTGGCCTTCCCTTCCGCACCTATTGCGAGGAAAACCACAAACGCGGCTGGACATGGCCCGGGGTAGAGTTCGAGGAGGGCTATCGCCGTCGCCTCGCGCAGTTCGATGTGCTCGAAGGCTCGCGTGTCACCGAGCTGGAATACGACGACGGCAAGTTCGTGCTGGCGACGATCACGCGCCTGCACGACCGCAAGATCCTGCTCACCTATTCGGATCTGACCGAGATCCGGCAGCGCGAACGGGACATTACCGAGGCGCAGCAGCAGCTGGAACGCCTGGGCGGCTTTGTGCAGGAATCCATGCGATTGATGTCGCAGGGCTTGATGATGATCGAGCACGGCCGTATCGCGGAGGTCAATCCGTCCTTTGCCCGCATTCTCGACCTGCCTGACGATATGCTGGTCGCAGGCGAGAGCTGGCGGCCGATCTTCGAGTTTTGTGCGGCGCGCGGCGATTTCGGTACAGAGGCGGATGTGGTTCTGCAACAGTGGCAGGCTGCCATGCAGAACTCGAACGCGCTCTCGACGAACTTGCTGGTGGAGGGCAAGACCTGGGTCAAGCTCGAAGCAACCTTCGGGGGCGATCGCAGCTGCGTCGTCGTTCTGACCGACTTCACCGAATTGAAGGCGCGCGAAGCGGAACTGGAAGTGCTGCTCGCCCGCGCCGAGGCGGCCGACAAGGCCAAATCCGACTTTCTGGCCAATATGAGCCACGAGATCCGCACGCCGATGAACGGGGTCCTGGGCATGGCGGAGCTCCTGTCCAAGTCCGAGCTCGACAGCCGGCAGAAGACGTTTGTCGACATCATGGTGAAATCGGGCAATGCGCTGCTCACCATCATCAACGACATCCTCGACTTCTCCAAGATCGATGCAGGCCAGCTGAAGCTCAGGAAATCGCCCTTCGATCCGGTTGAAGCGATCGAGGATGTGGCGACCCTTCTGTCATCCGCTGCCGCCGAGAAAGACATAGAACTCCTCGTCTCCGGCGATGAGTCGGTTGCACACACCTTCATGGGCGATCCCGGACGCTTCCGGCAGATCGTCACCAACCTGCTCGGCAATGCGGTCAAGTTCACCGAGAAGGGCCATGTGCATGTCGCCGTGTCGACCAGCGGAACGCAAGACGGGCATTCCCTCCTGACCCTTCGCATCGAGGATACCGGCATCGGCATTCCGCCCGAGATGCAGGCAAAGATCTTCGAGAAATTCTCCCAGGTCGACACATCCTCGACACGACGCCACGAGGGCACCGGACTGGGGCTGGCAATCACGGCCGGTCTCGTCAAGCTTTTTGGCGGGAGGCTCAACGTTTCCTCGGAAGTCGGAAAGGGTTCGACCTTTTCCGTCGAACTGCCGCTTACCATCGTTGCCGAGCGTCGAAGGCAGAAGGAATTGCCGGCGACGGTCAAGGATGCCCGGGTGCTCGTCATCGACGACAACGCCGTCAATCGCCGGATCGTCACCGAGCAGCTCCAGATGTGGGGTTTCGACGGCCTTGCGGTTCCCGACGGACCGACCGGCCTGCAGATCCTTGGCGCGGCGCATGCGGAAGGGCTGAAGATCGACGCCGTCATCATCGATTACCAGATGCCCGACATGAATGGTCTCGATGTGGCGCAGGCGATTCGCAGCGATTGCCGCTTTGACGGGATCGCCCTGATCTTCCTCACTTCCATGGACATGGTGGGCGACGACCGTCTGTTCGAAAGCCTCAAGGTTCAGGCCCATCTGATGAAGCCGGCGCGGGCGAACGTATTGCGCGGGGCGATCATCGATGTCGTGCGCACCGCCCGTGTGCATGGAGTCAACTCCAAGCGCCTGCGACCTTCGCCACAGCCGGTTCTCGCGACCCGCTCCTCCGCACTGCCGGCCGAACCCGCATCCGTCGAAAGCGGCTCGGTGGCAACGGGCCTCAGAGTGCTGATTGCCGAGGACAATGCCGTCAATCAGATCGTCTTCCGGCAGATCCTCACCGGAAGCGGGATCGCCTATCGCATCGTCGGCAATGGCGAGGAGGCGGTCGAGGCTTGGTCAAGCGAGCCGCCGGATCTGATCCTGATGGATGTCTCGATGCCGGTCATGAACGGCCATCAGGCGACGCAGGCGATCCGATCGGCGGAGCAGGGGACGGGGCGCCGGATACCGATCGTCGGCGTTACGGCACACGCGCTCGACAGCGATCGCGAGGCCTGCCTTGCGGCGGGCATGGACGACTATCTGTCCAAGCCGATTTCGCCGGAACTCCTCCTACGCAAGATCGAAGAATGGAGCGGCAGGCCGGTCGCCGCTCTCGTTCGAGCCGATGGGTGA
- a CDS encoding DUF1045 domain-containing protein, whose product MRYAICFTPPANDPLAEAAARWLGRNVFSGEAEEHPGLKGLGVHEIAFHTALPRRFGFHATFKAPFRLSEGSTESALLRQLMHFAGRMDPVMLQGLAVGRIGDVYGLIVERPCPSIDYLAASIVQTFDGFRAPLSEREIERRNPERLSAPQFGNLSRWGHPYVMDEFRFHMTLTGPLLARDFPRIEQALKAHFDPVLAGPVMVTNLALFVEAERGAPFTVHSLHPLGRVSSRRIA is encoded by the coding sequence ATGCGTTATGCCATCTGCTTTACACCGCCTGCCAATGATCCGCTTGCCGAGGCCGCGGCGCGGTGGCTTGGCCGCAACGTGTTTTCCGGAGAGGCAGAAGAGCATCCGGGGCTCAAAGGGCTCGGCGTGCACGAGATCGCATTTCATACCGCCCTTCCGCGCCGGTTCGGGTTCCATGCGACGTTCAAGGCGCCGTTTCGCCTGAGCGAAGGATCCACGGAGTCTGCGCTGCTGCGGCAACTGATGCATTTTGCGGGTCGCATGGACCCTGTGATGCTCCAGGGGCTCGCTGTCGGTCGCATCGGTGACGTCTACGGACTGATTGTCGAGCGGCCATGCCCGTCCATCGACTATCTCGCGGCGTCGATCGTCCAGACCTTTGACGGTTTCCGTGCCCCGCTGTCCGAACGAGAGATCGAGCGACGCAATCCCGAGCGGCTGTCGGCCCCGCAATTCGGCAATCTCAGCCGCTGGGGCCATCCTTATGTGATGGACGAATTTCGTTTCCACATGACGCTGACGGGGCCGCTTCTGGCACGGGATTTTCCCCGAATCGAGCAGGCTTTGAAGGCGCATTTCGATCCTGTTCTGGCCGGGCCCGTCATGGTGACCAATCTCGCGCTCTTCGTCGAGGCGGAGCGCGGCGCACCGTTCACCGTGCATTCGCTGCATCCGCTCGGCCGGGTTTCGAGCCGCAGGATCGCCTGA